A stretch of Oncorhynchus mykiss isolate Arlee chromosome 12, USDA_OmykA_1.1, whole genome shotgun sequence DNA encodes these proteins:
- the LOC110538041 gene encoding TOM1-like protein 2 isoform X2: protein MEFLLGNPYSTPVGQCLEKATDGGLQAEDWTLNMEICDIINETEEGPKDAIRALKKRLSGNRNYREVMLGLTVLETCVKNCGHRFHVLVANRDFIDGVLVKIISPKTNPPTIVQDKVLALIQAWADAFRSSPDLTGVVHIYEELKRKGIEFPMADLDTLSPIHTPQRGLPEVDPAVLKYKAPIQPHAAATATLPKPAAAPAPAPAPLTPILQIPHIPNVQGPITANPEQIARLRSELDIVRGNTKVMSEMLTEMVPGQEDSSDLELLQELNRTCRAMQQRVVELISRVSNEEVTEELLHVNDDLNNIFLRYERYERYRSGRAAQNNGMLSEATEDNLIDLTPGSPAVVSLRATSTPPSSIPPVTAPRVGATASPARTLIQDPTSGPSTLSTQLAGLDVGGVSVSGTLSSLSGHNPGDDFDMFAQTRTSSLADQRKNVKYEDPRALGGLASALDVRQQNATGGLRVIGDDNPELELPIDSWLITQGMKGDGLDGEEGVTSEEFDKFLEDRAKVVDSLPSLPGDEPGPPLSAPSGTRKKAERTEDALFAL, encoded by the exons AGAAGGCCACGGATGGCGGCCTGCAGGCTGAGGACTGGACCCTCAACATGGAGATCTGTGACATCATCAATGAGACGGAGGAAGG GCCTAAAGATGCCATCCGGGCGCTGAAGAAGAGACTGAGTGGGAACAGGAACTACCGGGAGGTGATGCTAGGATTGACG GTGCTGGAGACGTGTGTAAAGAACTGCGGCCACCGGTTTCATGTCCTCGTGGCTAACCGGGACTTCATTGATGGTGTCCTCGTCAAAATCATCTCCCCCAAAACCAACCCCCCCACCATCGTACAGGACAAAGTCCTGGCTCTGATCCAG GCCTGGGCGGATGCCTTCAGGAGTAGTCCTGACCTGACGGGGGTGGTCCATATTTATGAGGAGCTGAAGAGGAAAGGCATCGAGTTCCCCATGGCTGACCTGGACACTCTGTCACCCATCCACACACCACAGAGG ggTCTACCAGAGGTGGACCCAGCTGTACTAAAGTACAAAGCCCCCATCCAGCCCCACGCTGCAGCCACAGCCACCCTCCCCAAGCCTGCAGCCGCCCCGGCTCCGGCCCCCGCCCCCCTCACCCCCATCCTACAGATACCACACATCCCCAACGTACAGGGCCCCATCACCGCCAACCCTGAACAG ATCGCCCGGCTGCGCAGTGAACTGGACATTGTGAGGGGAAACACCAAAGTGATGTCAGAGATGCTGACTGAGATGGTGCCTGGACAGGAGGACTCCTCGGACCTGGAACTCCTTCAG gagctGAACAGGACGTGCAGGGCCATGCAGCAGCGGGTGGTGGAGCTGATCTCCCGGGTCTCCAATGAGGAGGTGACAGAGGAGCTGCTGCACGTCAACGACGACCTCAACAACATCTTCCTACGATAcgagag GTATGAGAGGTACCGGTCGGGTAGAGCGGCTCAGAATAACGGG ATGCTCAGTGAAGCCACAGAGGACAACTTGATAGACCTAACGCCAGGCTCGCCCGCTGTGGTCAGCCTCCGAGCCACCTCCACACCCCCGTCCAGCATCCCCCCTGTGACCGCCCCTAGGGTTGGGGCTACAGCCTCCCCTGCCCGGACCCTGATCCAAGACCCTACCTCTGGTCCCTCAACTCTGTCCACTCAGCTCGCCGGCCTGG atgtgGGTGGGGTTAGTGTCAGTGgtaccctgtcctctctgtcgGGCCACAACCCTGGAGACGACTTTGACATGTTTGCTCAGACCAGGACCAGCTCTCTGGCAGATCAACGCAAAAA tgtgaaGTACGAGGACCCTCGAGCCCTGGGTGGGCTTGCCTCAGCTCTGGACGTCAGACAACAGAACGCCACTGGAGGG CTGAGGGTCATAGGGGATGATAACCCAGAGTTGGAGCTGCCCATAGACAGCTGGCTTATTACCCAAGGAATG AAAGGCGATGGTTTAGATGGTGAGGAAGGGGTGACGAGTGAAG agTTTGATAAGTTTCTGGAGGATCGAGCGAAGGTGGTCGATTCCTTACCATCGCTCCCTGGTGATGAGCCTGGTCCCCCTCTCAGCGCCCCCAGCGGCACCCGCAAGAAGGCTGAACGGACGGAGGATGCCCTCTTTGCCTTGTAG
- the LOC110538041 gene encoding TOM1-like protein 2 isoform X4, whose amino-acid sequence MEICDIINETEEGPKDAIRALKKRLSGNRNYREVMLGLTVLETCVKNCGHRFHVLVANRDFIDGVLVKIISPKTNPPTIVQDKVLALIQAWADAFRSSPDLTGVVHIYEELKRKGIEFPMADLDTLSPIHTPQRGLPEVDPAVLKYKAPIQPHAAATATLPKPAAAPAPAPAPLTPILQIPHIPNVQGPITANPEQIARLRSELDIVRGNTKVMSEMLTEMVPGQEDSSDLELLQELNRTCRAMQQRVVELISRVSNEEVTEELLHVNDDLNNIFLRYERYERYRSGRAAQNNGMLSEATEDNLIDLTPGSPAVVSLRATSTPPSSIPPVTAPRVGATASPARTLIQDPTSGPSTLSTQLAGLDVGGVSVSGTLSSLSGHNPGDDFDMFAQTRTSSLADQRKNVKYEDPRALGGLASALDVRQQNATGGLRVIGDDNPELELPIDSWLITQGMIPVSQSSVMDDIEEWLCADVKGDGLDGEEGVTSEEFDKFLEDRAKVVDSLPSLPGDEPGPPLSAPSGTRKKAERTEDALFAL is encoded by the exons ATGGAGATCTGTGACATCATCAATGAGACGGAGGAAGG GCCTAAAGATGCCATCCGGGCGCTGAAGAAGAGACTGAGTGGGAACAGGAACTACCGGGAGGTGATGCTAGGATTGACG GTGCTGGAGACGTGTGTAAAGAACTGCGGCCACCGGTTTCATGTCCTCGTGGCTAACCGGGACTTCATTGATGGTGTCCTCGTCAAAATCATCTCCCCCAAAACCAACCCCCCCACCATCGTACAGGACAAAGTCCTGGCTCTGATCCAG GCCTGGGCGGATGCCTTCAGGAGTAGTCCTGACCTGACGGGGGTGGTCCATATTTATGAGGAGCTGAAGAGGAAAGGCATCGAGTTCCCCATGGCTGACCTGGACACTCTGTCACCCATCCACACACCACAGAGG ggTCTACCAGAGGTGGACCCAGCTGTACTAAAGTACAAAGCCCCCATCCAGCCCCACGCTGCAGCCACAGCCACCCTCCCCAAGCCTGCAGCCGCCCCGGCTCCGGCCCCCGCCCCCCTCACCCCCATCCTACAGATACCACACATCCCCAACGTACAGGGCCCCATCACCGCCAACCCTGAACAG ATCGCCCGGCTGCGCAGTGAACTGGACATTGTGAGGGGAAACACCAAAGTGATGTCAGAGATGCTGACTGAGATGGTGCCTGGACAGGAGGACTCCTCGGACCTGGAACTCCTTCAG gagctGAACAGGACGTGCAGGGCCATGCAGCAGCGGGTGGTGGAGCTGATCTCCCGGGTCTCCAATGAGGAGGTGACAGAGGAGCTGCTGCACGTCAACGACGACCTCAACAACATCTTCCTACGATAcgagag GTATGAGAGGTACCGGTCGGGTAGAGCGGCTCAGAATAACGGG ATGCTCAGTGAAGCCACAGAGGACAACTTGATAGACCTAACGCCAGGCTCGCCCGCTGTGGTCAGCCTCCGAGCCACCTCCACACCCCCGTCCAGCATCCCCCCTGTGACCGCCCCTAGGGTTGGGGCTACAGCCTCCCCTGCCCGGACCCTGATCCAAGACCCTACCTCTGGTCCCTCAACTCTGTCCACTCAGCTCGCCGGCCTGG atgtgGGTGGGGTTAGTGTCAGTGgtaccctgtcctctctgtcgGGCCACAACCCTGGAGACGACTTTGACATGTTTGCTCAGACCAGGACCAGCTCTCTGGCAGATCAACGCAAAAA tgtgaaGTACGAGGACCCTCGAGCCCTGGGTGGGCTTGCCTCAGCTCTGGACGTCAGACAACAGAACGCCACTGGAGGG CTGAGGGTCATAGGGGATGATAACCCAGAGTTGGAGCTGCCCATAGACAGCTGGCTTATTACCCAAGGAATG ATCCCCGTATCGCAGTCCTCTGTCATGGATGACATAGAGGAGTGGCTCTGTGCTGATGTG AAAGGCGATGGTTTAGATGGTGAGGAAGGGGTGACGAGTGAAG agTTTGATAAGTTTCTGGAGGATCGAGCGAAGGTGGTCGATTCCTTACCATCGCTCCCTGGTGATGAGCCTGGTCCCCCTCTCAGCGCCCCCAGCGGCACCCGCAAGAAGGCTGAACGGACGGAGGATGCCCTCTTTGCCTTGTAG
- the LOC110538041 gene encoding TOM1-like protein 2 isoform X5, with translation MEFLLGNPYSTPVGQCLEKATDGGLQAEDWTLNMEICDIINETEEGPKDAIRALKKRLSGNRNYREVMLGLTVLETCVKNCGHRFHVLVANRDFIDGVLVKIISPKTNPPTIVQDKVLALIQAWADAFRSSPDLTGVVHIYEELKRKGIEFPMADLDTLSPIHTPQRGLPEVDPAVLKYKAPIQPHAAATATLPKPAAAPAPAPAPLTPILQIPHIPNVQGPITANPEQIARLRSELDIVRGNTKVMSEMLTEMVPGQEDSSDLELLQELNRTCRAMQQRVVELISRVSNEEVTEELLHVNDDLNNIFLRYERYERYRSGRAAQNNGMLSEATEDNLIDLTPGSPAVVSLRATSTPPSSIPPVTAPRVGATASPARTLIQDPTSGPSTLSTQLAGLDVGGVSVSGTLSSLSGHNPGDDFDMFAQTRTSSLADQRKNVKYEDPRALGGLASALDVRQQNATGGKGDGLDGEEGVTSEEFDKFLEDRAKVVDSLPSLPGDEPGPPLSAPSGTRKKAERTEDALFAL, from the exons AGAAGGCCACGGATGGCGGCCTGCAGGCTGAGGACTGGACCCTCAACATGGAGATCTGTGACATCATCAATGAGACGGAGGAAGG GCCTAAAGATGCCATCCGGGCGCTGAAGAAGAGACTGAGTGGGAACAGGAACTACCGGGAGGTGATGCTAGGATTGACG GTGCTGGAGACGTGTGTAAAGAACTGCGGCCACCGGTTTCATGTCCTCGTGGCTAACCGGGACTTCATTGATGGTGTCCTCGTCAAAATCATCTCCCCCAAAACCAACCCCCCCACCATCGTACAGGACAAAGTCCTGGCTCTGATCCAG GCCTGGGCGGATGCCTTCAGGAGTAGTCCTGACCTGACGGGGGTGGTCCATATTTATGAGGAGCTGAAGAGGAAAGGCATCGAGTTCCCCATGGCTGACCTGGACACTCTGTCACCCATCCACACACCACAGAGG ggTCTACCAGAGGTGGACCCAGCTGTACTAAAGTACAAAGCCCCCATCCAGCCCCACGCTGCAGCCACAGCCACCCTCCCCAAGCCTGCAGCCGCCCCGGCTCCGGCCCCCGCCCCCCTCACCCCCATCCTACAGATACCACACATCCCCAACGTACAGGGCCCCATCACCGCCAACCCTGAACAG ATCGCCCGGCTGCGCAGTGAACTGGACATTGTGAGGGGAAACACCAAAGTGATGTCAGAGATGCTGACTGAGATGGTGCCTGGACAGGAGGACTCCTCGGACCTGGAACTCCTTCAG gagctGAACAGGACGTGCAGGGCCATGCAGCAGCGGGTGGTGGAGCTGATCTCCCGGGTCTCCAATGAGGAGGTGACAGAGGAGCTGCTGCACGTCAACGACGACCTCAACAACATCTTCCTACGATAcgagag GTATGAGAGGTACCGGTCGGGTAGAGCGGCTCAGAATAACGGG ATGCTCAGTGAAGCCACAGAGGACAACTTGATAGACCTAACGCCAGGCTCGCCCGCTGTGGTCAGCCTCCGAGCCACCTCCACACCCCCGTCCAGCATCCCCCCTGTGACCGCCCCTAGGGTTGGGGCTACAGCCTCCCCTGCCCGGACCCTGATCCAAGACCCTACCTCTGGTCCCTCAACTCTGTCCACTCAGCTCGCCGGCCTGG atgtgGGTGGGGTTAGTGTCAGTGgtaccctgtcctctctgtcgGGCCACAACCCTGGAGACGACTTTGACATGTTTGCTCAGACCAGGACCAGCTCTCTGGCAGATCAACGCAAAAA tgtgaaGTACGAGGACCCTCGAGCCCTGGGTGGGCTTGCCTCAGCTCTGGACGTCAGACAACAGAACGCCACTGGAGGG AAAGGCGATGGTTTAGATGGTGAGGAAGGGGTGACGAGTGAAG agTTTGATAAGTTTCTGGAGGATCGAGCGAAGGTGGTCGATTCCTTACCATCGCTCCCTGGTGATGAGCCTGGTCCCCCTCTCAGCGCCCCCAGCGGCACCCGCAAGAAGGCTGAACGGACGGAGGATGCCCTCTTTGCCTTGTAG
- the LOC110538041 gene encoding TOM1-like protein 2 isoform X1, protein MEFLLGNPYSTPVGQCLEKATDGGLQAEDWTLNMEICDIINETEEGPKDAIRALKKRLSGNRNYREVMLGLTVLETCVKNCGHRFHVLVANRDFIDGVLVKIISPKTNPPTIVQDKVLALIQAWADAFRSSPDLTGVVHIYEELKRKGIEFPMADLDTLSPIHTPQRGLPEVDPAVLKYKAPIQPHAAATATLPKPAAAPAPAPAPLTPILQIPHIPNVQGPITANPEQIARLRSELDIVRGNTKVMSEMLTEMVPGQEDSSDLELLQELNRTCRAMQQRVVELISRVSNEEVTEELLHVNDDLNNIFLRYERYERYRSGRAAQNNGMLSEATEDNLIDLTPGSPAVVSLRATSTPPSSIPPVTAPRVGATASPARTLIQDPTSGPSTLSTQLAGLDVGGVSVSGTLSSLSGHNPGDDFDMFAQTRTSSLADQRKNVKYEDPRALGGLASALDVRQQNATGGLRVIGDDNPELELPIDSWLITQGMIPVSQSSVMDDIEEWLCADVKGDGLDGEEGVTSEEFDKFLEDRAKVVDSLPSLPGDEPGPPLSAPSGTRKKAERTEDALFAL, encoded by the exons AGAAGGCCACGGATGGCGGCCTGCAGGCTGAGGACTGGACCCTCAACATGGAGATCTGTGACATCATCAATGAGACGGAGGAAGG GCCTAAAGATGCCATCCGGGCGCTGAAGAAGAGACTGAGTGGGAACAGGAACTACCGGGAGGTGATGCTAGGATTGACG GTGCTGGAGACGTGTGTAAAGAACTGCGGCCACCGGTTTCATGTCCTCGTGGCTAACCGGGACTTCATTGATGGTGTCCTCGTCAAAATCATCTCCCCCAAAACCAACCCCCCCACCATCGTACAGGACAAAGTCCTGGCTCTGATCCAG GCCTGGGCGGATGCCTTCAGGAGTAGTCCTGACCTGACGGGGGTGGTCCATATTTATGAGGAGCTGAAGAGGAAAGGCATCGAGTTCCCCATGGCTGACCTGGACACTCTGTCACCCATCCACACACCACAGAGG ggTCTACCAGAGGTGGACCCAGCTGTACTAAAGTACAAAGCCCCCATCCAGCCCCACGCTGCAGCCACAGCCACCCTCCCCAAGCCTGCAGCCGCCCCGGCTCCGGCCCCCGCCCCCCTCACCCCCATCCTACAGATACCACACATCCCCAACGTACAGGGCCCCATCACCGCCAACCCTGAACAG ATCGCCCGGCTGCGCAGTGAACTGGACATTGTGAGGGGAAACACCAAAGTGATGTCAGAGATGCTGACTGAGATGGTGCCTGGACAGGAGGACTCCTCGGACCTGGAACTCCTTCAG gagctGAACAGGACGTGCAGGGCCATGCAGCAGCGGGTGGTGGAGCTGATCTCCCGGGTCTCCAATGAGGAGGTGACAGAGGAGCTGCTGCACGTCAACGACGACCTCAACAACATCTTCCTACGATAcgagag GTATGAGAGGTACCGGTCGGGTAGAGCGGCTCAGAATAACGGG ATGCTCAGTGAAGCCACAGAGGACAACTTGATAGACCTAACGCCAGGCTCGCCCGCTGTGGTCAGCCTCCGAGCCACCTCCACACCCCCGTCCAGCATCCCCCCTGTGACCGCCCCTAGGGTTGGGGCTACAGCCTCCCCTGCCCGGACCCTGATCCAAGACCCTACCTCTGGTCCCTCAACTCTGTCCACTCAGCTCGCCGGCCTGG atgtgGGTGGGGTTAGTGTCAGTGgtaccctgtcctctctgtcgGGCCACAACCCTGGAGACGACTTTGACATGTTTGCTCAGACCAGGACCAGCTCTCTGGCAGATCAACGCAAAAA tgtgaaGTACGAGGACCCTCGAGCCCTGGGTGGGCTTGCCTCAGCTCTGGACGTCAGACAACAGAACGCCACTGGAGGG CTGAGGGTCATAGGGGATGATAACCCAGAGTTGGAGCTGCCCATAGACAGCTGGCTTATTACCCAAGGAATG ATCCCCGTATCGCAGTCCTCTGTCATGGATGACATAGAGGAGTGGCTCTGTGCTGATGTG AAAGGCGATGGTTTAGATGGTGAGGAAGGGGTGACGAGTGAAG agTTTGATAAGTTTCTGGAGGATCGAGCGAAGGTGGTCGATTCCTTACCATCGCTCCCTGGTGATGAGCCTGGTCCCCCTCTCAGCGCCCCCAGCGGCACCCGCAAGAAGGCTGAACGGACGGAGGATGCCCTCTTTGCCTTGTAG
- the LOC110538041 gene encoding TOM1-like protein 2 isoform X3: MEFLLGNPYSTPVGQCLEKATDGGLQAEDWTLNMEICDIINETEEGPKDAIRALKKRLSGNRNYREVMLGLTVLETCVKNCGHRFHVLVANRDFIDGVLVKIISPKTNPPTIVQDKVLALIQAWADAFRSSPDLTGVVHIYEELKRKGIEFPMADLDTLSPIHTPQRGLPEVDPAVLKYKAPIQPHAAATATLPKPAAAPAPAPAPLTPILQIPHIPNVQGPITANPEQIARLRSELDIVRGNTKVMSEMLTEMVPGQEDSSDLELLQELNRTCRAMQQRVVELISRVSNEEVTEELLHVNDDLNNIFLRYERYERYRSGRAAQNNGMLSEATEDNLIDLTPGSPAVVSLRATSTPPSSIPPVTAPRVGATASPARTLIQDPTSGPSTLSTQLAGLDVGGVSVSGTLSSLSGHNPGDDFDMFAQTRTSSLADQRKNVKYEDPRALGGLASALDVRQQNATGGIPVSQSSVMDDIEEWLCADVKGDGLDGEEGVTSEEFDKFLEDRAKVVDSLPSLPGDEPGPPLSAPSGTRKKAERTEDALFAL; encoded by the exons AGAAGGCCACGGATGGCGGCCTGCAGGCTGAGGACTGGACCCTCAACATGGAGATCTGTGACATCATCAATGAGACGGAGGAAGG GCCTAAAGATGCCATCCGGGCGCTGAAGAAGAGACTGAGTGGGAACAGGAACTACCGGGAGGTGATGCTAGGATTGACG GTGCTGGAGACGTGTGTAAAGAACTGCGGCCACCGGTTTCATGTCCTCGTGGCTAACCGGGACTTCATTGATGGTGTCCTCGTCAAAATCATCTCCCCCAAAACCAACCCCCCCACCATCGTACAGGACAAAGTCCTGGCTCTGATCCAG GCCTGGGCGGATGCCTTCAGGAGTAGTCCTGACCTGACGGGGGTGGTCCATATTTATGAGGAGCTGAAGAGGAAAGGCATCGAGTTCCCCATGGCTGACCTGGACACTCTGTCACCCATCCACACACCACAGAGG ggTCTACCAGAGGTGGACCCAGCTGTACTAAAGTACAAAGCCCCCATCCAGCCCCACGCTGCAGCCACAGCCACCCTCCCCAAGCCTGCAGCCGCCCCGGCTCCGGCCCCCGCCCCCCTCACCCCCATCCTACAGATACCACACATCCCCAACGTACAGGGCCCCATCACCGCCAACCCTGAACAG ATCGCCCGGCTGCGCAGTGAACTGGACATTGTGAGGGGAAACACCAAAGTGATGTCAGAGATGCTGACTGAGATGGTGCCTGGACAGGAGGACTCCTCGGACCTGGAACTCCTTCAG gagctGAACAGGACGTGCAGGGCCATGCAGCAGCGGGTGGTGGAGCTGATCTCCCGGGTCTCCAATGAGGAGGTGACAGAGGAGCTGCTGCACGTCAACGACGACCTCAACAACATCTTCCTACGATAcgagag GTATGAGAGGTACCGGTCGGGTAGAGCGGCTCAGAATAACGGG ATGCTCAGTGAAGCCACAGAGGACAACTTGATAGACCTAACGCCAGGCTCGCCCGCTGTGGTCAGCCTCCGAGCCACCTCCACACCCCCGTCCAGCATCCCCCCTGTGACCGCCCCTAGGGTTGGGGCTACAGCCTCCCCTGCCCGGACCCTGATCCAAGACCCTACCTCTGGTCCCTCAACTCTGTCCACTCAGCTCGCCGGCCTGG atgtgGGTGGGGTTAGTGTCAGTGgtaccctgtcctctctgtcgGGCCACAACCCTGGAGACGACTTTGACATGTTTGCTCAGACCAGGACCAGCTCTCTGGCAGATCAACGCAAAAA tgtgaaGTACGAGGACCCTCGAGCCCTGGGTGGGCTTGCCTCAGCTCTGGACGTCAGACAACAGAACGCCACTGGAGGG ATCCCCGTATCGCAGTCCTCTGTCATGGATGACATAGAGGAGTGGCTCTGTGCTGATGTG AAAGGCGATGGTTTAGATGGTGAGGAAGGGGTGACGAGTGAAG agTTTGATAAGTTTCTGGAGGATCGAGCGAAGGTGGTCGATTCCTTACCATCGCTCCCTGGTGATGAGCCTGGTCCCCCTCTCAGCGCCCCCAGCGGCACCCGCAAGAAGGCTGAACGGACGGAGGATGCCCTCTTTGCCTTGTAG